A genomic segment from Dermatobacter hominis encodes:
- a CDS encoding aminotransferase class I/II-fold pyridoxal phosphate-dependent enzyme: protein MEFRRITSLPPYVFTIIDSLKVAARRDGADIIDLGFGNPDLPSPQIAVDKLCEAAHNEKNHRYSASRGLPKLREAAANYYRHRFGVELDPDTEVISTIGAKEGFSHLMWVLLEKGDVALVPSPSYPIHIFGPLFAGANVREIPLGTGDEFFGNMVEQWEYSHPKPRVIVLSFPHNPTTTCVDLEFMQRVVDFAREHDVLLVHDNAYADLGFDGYRPPSIMQAEGAKEVAVELYSMTKSFSMAGWRMAFMVGNPEVIAALAKLKSYLDYGTFQPIQIAATVTINEEMDYPREVNAIYQSRRDALCTGLSRIGWDIEPPMGTMFAWAPIPEPYLEMGSVEFCSYLVREAQVALSPGVGFGPGGEGHVRFALIENEQRTNQAIRNLKRALTKLG, encoded by the coding sequence ATGGAGTTCCGCCGCATCACGTCGTTGCCGCCGTACGTCTTCACGATCATCGACTCGCTGAAGGTGGCGGCCCGGCGCGACGGCGCGGACATCATCGACCTGGGCTTCGGCAACCCCGACCTCCCCTCGCCGCAGATCGCCGTCGACAAGCTCTGCGAGGCGGCCCACAACGAGAAGAACCACCGCTACTCGGCGTCCCGGGGCCTGCCGAAGCTGCGCGAGGCCGCGGCGAACTACTACCGGCACCGCTTCGGCGTGGAGCTCGACCCCGACACCGAGGTCATCTCGACCATCGGCGCCAAGGAGGGCTTCAGCCACCTGATGTGGGTGCTGCTCGAGAAGGGCGACGTCGCCCTCGTCCCGTCGCCGAGCTACCCGATCCACATCTTCGGCCCGCTGTTCGCCGGCGCCAACGTGCGGGAGATCCCGCTCGGGACCGGCGACGAGTTCTTCGGGAACATGGTCGAGCAGTGGGAGTACAGCCACCCCAAGCCGCGGGTGATCGTGCTGTCGTTCCCGCACAACCCGACCACCACGTGCGTCGACCTCGAGTTCATGCAGCGGGTGGTGGACTTCGCCCGGGAGCACGACGTCCTCCTCGTGCACGACAACGCCTACGCCGATCTCGGCTTCGACGGCTACCGGCCGCCGTCGATCATGCAGGCCGAGGGCGCCAAGGAGGTGGCCGTCGAGCTGTACTCGATGACCAAGTCGTTCTCGATGGCGGGCTGGCGCATGGCGTTCATGGTCGGCAACCCCGAGGTGATCGCGGCGCTGGCCAAGCTCAAGTCGTACCTCGACTACGGCACGTTCCAGCCGATCCAGATCGCGGCCACGGTGACCATCAACGAGGAGATGGACTACCCCCGCGAGGTCAACGCGATCTACCAGTCCCGCCGCGACGCCCTGTGCACCGGGCTGAGCCGCATCGGGTGGGACATCGAGCCGCCGATGGGCACGATGTTCGCCTGGGCGCCGATCCCCGAGCCGTACCTCGAGATGGGCTCGGTCGAGTTCTGCTCGTACCTGGTCCGAGAGGCGCAGGTCGCGCTGTCGCCCGGGGTGGGGTTCGGTCCCGGCGGCGAGGGCCACGTCCGGTTCGCGCTGATCGAGAACGAGCAGCGCACGAACCAGGCCATCCGAAACCTCAAGCGGGCGCTCACCAAGCTGGGCTGA
- a CDS encoding TetR/AcrR family transcriptional regulator, which translates to MARRLTPRGAERRAQLIAYATERFAADGYHPTSVADIVDGLGVGKGVFYWYFSSKEELFVEILRSAQKDLRRSQLRAIEDQPDAVKRLELGIRAGVMWMAEHNQQRKLFEFARTEPTFAGAVMAGQRVLVADAVEHLKAAIVEGGIPDRDPEALGWGILGVTNVMTRIYIDDRGSDPEEVADMVVAFCMEGIGGHR; encoded by the coding sequence ATGGCGAGACGGCTCACACCCCGTGGCGCGGAGCGGCGGGCCCAGCTGATCGCCTATGCCACCGAGCGCTTCGCCGCCGACGGCTACCACCCGACGTCGGTCGCCGACATCGTCGACGGCCTCGGCGTGGGCAAGGGCGTCTTCTACTGGTACTTCTCGTCGAAGGAGGAGCTCTTCGTCGAGATCCTGCGCTCGGCGCAGAAGGACCTGCGCCGCTCGCAGCTCCGGGCGATCGAGGACCAGCCCGACGCCGTCAAGCGGCTCGAGCTCGGCATCCGCGCCGGCGTCATGTGGATGGCCGAGCACAACCAGCAGCGGAAGCTCTTCGAGTTCGCCCGCACCGAGCCGACCTTCGCCGGGGCGGTGATGGCCGGCCAGCGCGTGCTCGTGGCCGACGCCGTCGAGCACCTCAAGGCGGCGATCGTCGAGGGCGGCATCCCCGACCGGGACCCCGAGGCACTGGGCTGGGGCATCCTCGGCGTCACCAACGTGATGACGCGGATCTACATCGACGACCGGGGCTCGGACCCCGAGGAGGTCGCCGACATGGTCGTCGCCTTCTGCATGGAGGGCATCGGCGGCCATCGCTGA
- the glpK gene encoding glycerol kinase GlpK, whose translation MAVLAIDAGTTGIRAFVVDGSGTPVVRAYREFTQHFPEPGWVEHDATEIWDTTVAVLEEAAALVRAEMGDEAIIAIGITNQRETAVAWDARTGLPRHRALVWQDRRTADRCRELEDGGHLPRIRELTGLVLDPYFSASKFEWLLTEGGVEVDDDLRLGTVDSWLLWNLTGGTSDAGAVHATDPSNASRTMLYDLRQRAWSDELCDLFGVPRSALPEVAPSCGEFGRTTAAVPLGEGIPVAGIAGDQQAALFGQACLEPGMAKNTYGTGSFVLLNVGGECPEPCDGLLATVAWEVPARVFDDGDGGDGEDDPTVTHYALEGAIFVTGAAVQWLRDGLEIIAEAAEVGPLAESVPDTGGAFVVPAFTGLGAPDWDPYARGTIVGITRGTTRAHLARAVVESMAFQTRDVVEEMTRAAGVELAELRVDGGAAAMDLLLQVQADQLGVPVVRSAVAETTALGAALLAGLGAGTWSSAAELAANWRADARVDPGTDPEHRAAADAGHAMWRRAVERSLAWDRPD comes from the coding sequence GTGGCGGTGCTCGCGATCGATGCCGGGACGACGGGGATCAGGGCCTTCGTGGTCGACGGGTCGGGGACGCCGGTGGTGCGGGCGTACCGGGAGTTCACGCAGCACTTCCCCGAGCCGGGCTGGGTCGAGCACGACGCGACCGAGATCTGGGACACCACGGTGGCGGTGCTCGAGGAGGCGGCGGCGCTGGTCCGGGCCGAGATGGGCGACGAGGCGATCATCGCCATCGGCATCACCAACCAGCGGGAGACGGCCGTCGCCTGGGACGCCCGGACGGGCCTCCCCCGCCACCGGGCCCTCGTGTGGCAGGACCGGCGCACCGCCGACCGGTGCCGGGAGCTCGAGGACGGCGGCCACCTCCCCCGCATCCGCGAGCTGACGGGGCTCGTGCTCGACCCCTACTTCTCCGCCTCGAAGTTCGAGTGGCTCCTCACCGAGGGCGGCGTCGAGGTCGACGACGACCTCCGGCTCGGGACCGTCGACAGCTGGCTGCTCTGGAACCTGACCGGCGGCACGTCCGACGCCGGCGCCGTCCACGCCACCGACCCGTCGAACGCCTCGCGCACGATGCTGTACGACCTGCGGCAGCGGGCGTGGTCCGACGAACTCTGCGACCTGTTCGGCGTCCCCCGCTCGGCGCTGCCCGAGGTGGCGCCGAGCTGCGGCGAGTTCGGCCGCACGACCGCAGCCGTGCCGCTCGGCGAGGGCATCCCGGTGGCGGGCATCGCCGGCGACCAGCAGGCCGCCCTGTTCGGCCAGGCCTGCCTCGAGCCCGGCATGGCGAAGAACACCTACGGCACCGGCTCGTTCGTGCTGCTCAACGTCGGCGGCGAGTGCCCCGAGCCCTGCGACGGCCTGCTCGCCACCGTGGCGTGGGAGGTCCCGGCCCGGGTGTTCGACGACGGCGACGGCGGCGACGGCGAGGACGACCCCACGGTCACGCACTACGCGCTCGAGGGCGCGATCTTCGTCACGGGCGCCGCGGTCCAGTGGCTGCGCGACGGGTTGGAGATCATCGCCGAGGCGGCGGAGGTCGGCCCCCTCGCCGAGTCCGTGCCCGACACCGGCGGCGCGTTCGTCGTGCCCGCCTTCACCGGTCTCGGCGCCCCCGACTGGGACCCGTACGCCCGCGGCACGATCGTCGGCATCACGCGCGGCACGACGCGGGCCCACCTCGCCAGGGCCGTCGTCGAGTCGATGGCGTTCCAGACCCGGGACGTCGTCGAGGAGATGACGCGAGCCGCCGGCGTCGAGCTCGCCGAGCTGCGCGTCGACGGCGGCGCGGCGGCCATGGACCTGCTCCTGCAGGTCCAGGCCGACCAGCTGGGCGTGCCGGTCGTGCGGTCTGCGGTCGCCGAGACGACGGCGCTCGGCGCGGCGCTGCTCGCCGGCCTCGGGGCCGGCACGTGGTCGAGCGCCGCCGAGCTGGCGGCGAACTGGCGGGCCGACGCCCGCGTCGACCCCGGCACCGATCCGGAGCACCGGGCCGCAGCCGACGCCGGCCACGCCATGTGGCGCCGCGCCGTCGAGCGCTCGCTCGCCTGGGACCGCCCCGACTGA
- a CDS encoding 6-phosphofructokinase: MRIGMLTSGGDCPGLNAVIRGVVRKVERVHGGTVVGFRDAWKGVLEDEWEVLDVNRCRGILPRGGTILGTSRVQPYQFPDGVEMVKAAVAQHRLDGFVVIGGDGSLGAARDLQDDGVNCIGVPKTIDNDIAATEMTFGFDTAVHICSTAIDRLHTTAEAHDRVMVVEVMGRDAGHIAVRAGLAGGATMTLIPEVPFDIGEVCDALQRRHAGMSYASIVVVAEGATPAPGTMPEPEYEVDRFGHRRLGGISQRLAEEIEGRTGIETRVTILGHVQRGGTPTAFDRVLATRYGVAAADAAADGAWGQMVALQADHIVRVPLHEATGSTKQVDLDLYDEVARPFFAS; this comes from the coding sequence GTGCGGATCGGGATGCTGACCTCCGGCGGCGACTGCCCGGGGCTGAACGCCGTCATCCGCGGCGTGGTCCGCAAGGTCGAGCGGGTCCACGGCGGCACCGTCGTCGGGTTCCGCGACGCGTGGAAGGGCGTGCTCGAGGACGAGTGGGAGGTGCTCGACGTCAACCGCTGCCGCGGCATCCTCCCCCGGGGCGGCACGATCCTCGGCACCTCGCGCGTCCAGCCCTACCAGTTCCCCGACGGGGTCGAGATGGTGAAGGCGGCGGTCGCGCAGCACCGTCTCGACGGGTTCGTCGTCATCGGCGGCGACGGGTCGCTCGGCGCCGCCCGCGACCTCCAGGACGACGGCGTCAACTGCATCGGCGTGCCCAAGACGATCGACAACGACATCGCCGCGACGGAGATGACGTTCGGCTTCGACACCGCCGTGCACATCTGCAGCACGGCGATCGATCGCCTCCACACCACGGCCGAGGCGCACGACCGCGTGATGGTCGTCGAGGTCATGGGCCGCGACGCCGGCCACATCGCCGTGCGTGCCGGGCTGGCGGGCGGCGCCACGATGACGCTCATCCCCGAGGTGCCGTTCGACATCGGCGAGGTGTGCGACGCGCTGCAGCGCCGCCACGCCGGCATGTCGTACGCGTCGATCGTCGTCGTCGCCGAGGGCGCCACCCCCGCGCCCGGCACGATGCCCGAGCCCGAGTACGAGGTCGACCGCTTCGGCCACCGCCGCCTCGGCGGCATCTCCCAGCGCCTGGCCGAGGAGATCGAGGGCCGCACCGGCATCGAGACCCGCGTGACGATCCTGGGGCACGTGCAGCGGGGCGGCACCCCGACGGCGTTCGACCGGGTGCTGGCCACCCGCTACGGCGTCGCCGCGGCCGACGCCGCGGCCGACGGCGCCTGGGGCCAGATGGTCGCGCTCCAGGCCGACCACATCGTGCGGGTGCCGCTGCACGAGGCGACGGGGTCGACCAAGCAGGTGGACCTCGACCTCTACGACGAGGTCGCCCGCCCGTTCTTCGCCAGCTGA
- a CDS encoding GerMN domain-containing protein codes for MTRCPTRGVGAALALAACASILAVTSCSIGTDDEPRALAVSTTTTTLPAAPTSGGATAVLYYLREGQLIPVSLSLPDRQVQTVVETLFESPEPGLDALDLTTSVPIDTQLTSLELEDGTLTLDLSEEFDNVVGPSRQQAIAQIVMTATEFGNVERVRFQVDGDPIQVATPTRGDATTVTACDYASLLPDPTDVESVGLGSATLQRLELRTSKLETTCPAVD; via the coding sequence GTGACGCGGTGCCCGACCCGGGGCGTCGGCGCCGCGCTGGCGCTCGCCGCGTGCGCGTCGATCCTGGCGGTGACGTCGTGCTCGATCGGCACCGACGACGAGCCGCGGGCGCTCGCCGTCAGCACGACGACCACCACGCTGCCGGCTGCACCGACGAGCGGCGGCGCGACCGCCGTCCTCTACTACCTGCGCGAGGGCCAGCTCATCCCCGTGTCGCTGTCGCTGCCCGACCGCCAGGTGCAGACGGTGGTCGAGACGCTGTTCGAGTCGCCCGAGCCGGGCCTCGACGCCCTCGACCTCACCACCTCGGTCCCGATCGACACGCAGCTGACCAGCCTCGAGCTCGAGGACGGCACGCTCACGCTCGACCTGTCGGAGGAGTTCGACAACGTGGTCGGCCCGAGCCGCCAGCAGGCGATCGCCCAGATCGTGATGACCGCCACCGAGTTCGGCAACGTCGAGCGGGTCCGATTCCAGGTCGACGGCGACCCCATCCAGGTCGCGACCCCCACCCGGGGCGACGCCACCACCGTCACCGCGTGCGACTACGCGTCCCTGCTCCCCGACCCGACCGACGTCGAGTCCGTCGGCCTCGGCTCCGCCACCCTGCAGCGCCTCGAGCTGCGGACGTCGAAGCTCGAGACGACCTGCCCGGCAGTCGACTGA
- a CDS encoding sensor histidine kinase, producing MRLELDGVDIVALVRTTVAGFTGGSVPVDADPQLEGVVLACDKRRVARILANYLDNAEKYADGASGVFVERHVPEPDEIAAGIPADELTVRIAVEDRGAGVPESERGRIFDRFNRGDQGGSRGSDVGVGLGLALVAEHARLQGGRVWVEDREDGGQGSRFVVELPLLAVDDVEEDLSAATPEAASALTLTGEHTAITVGPQPGDDAGRAP from the coding sequence GTGCGCCTCGAGCTCGACGGCGTCGACATCGTGGCGCTGGTCCGCACGACCGTCGCGGGCTTCACCGGCGGCTCGGTGCCGGTCGACGCCGACCCGCAGCTCGAGGGCGTGGTCCTGGCCTGCGACAAGCGGCGCGTCGCCCGCATCCTCGCCAACTACCTCGACAACGCCGAGAAGTACGCCGACGGCGCGAGCGGCGTGTTCGTCGAGCGCCACGTGCCCGAGCCCGACGAGATCGCGGCCGGGATCCCGGCCGACGAGCTCACCGTGCGGATCGCGGTCGAGGACCGCGGCGCCGGCGTGCCCGAGTCCGAGCGGGGCCGCATCTTCGACCGGTTCAACCGCGGTGACCAGGGCGGCAGCCGGGGCTCCGACGTCGGCGTCGGGCTCGGCCTCGCGCTGGTCGCCGAGCACGCCCGCCTCCAGGGCGGCCGGGTGTGGGTCGAGGACCGGGAGGACGGCGGCCAGGGCTCCCGGTTCGTGGTCGAGCTCCCGCTGCTCGCCGTGGACGACGTCGAGGAGGACCTGTCGGCCGCCACGCCCGAGGCCGCCAGCGCGCTGACGCTCACCGGCGAGCACACGGCGATCACGGTCGGGCCGCAGCCCGGCGACGACGCGGGGCGCGCGCCGTGA
- a CDS encoding response regulator transcription factor, with the protein MAVVGTRILTVEDDERIRTSVKLALEDEGWQVEEAETGEDAISTFTREPTDVVLIDIMLPGIDGFEVCRSVRRLSDVPIIMVTARADTHDVVAGLEAGADDYLTKPFAPKELSARIRALLRRARPTAPGNPRLRFGELEVVPQEGVVTRGGEPVHLTKTEFRLLVELANHPGTVFSREDLLEKVWGHGVFGDGRLVDVHVRRLRTKIEADPADPRHVVTVRGLGYKLQP; encoded by the coding sequence ATGGCCGTCGTGGGCACGCGCATCCTGACCGTCGAGGACGACGAACGCATCCGCACGTCGGTGAAGCTGGCGTTGGAGGACGAGGGCTGGCAGGTCGAGGAGGCCGAGACCGGCGAGGACGCCATCTCGACCTTCACCCGGGAGCCCACCGACGTCGTCCTGATCGACATCATGCTGCCCGGCATCGACGGCTTCGAGGTCTGCCGGTCGGTCCGCCGCCTCAGCGACGTGCCGATCATCATGGTCACGGCCCGCGCCGACACCCACGACGTCGTCGCCGGGCTCGAGGCCGGCGCCGACGACTACCTCACCAAGCCGTTCGCCCCCAAGGAGCTCTCCGCCCGGATCCGCGCCCTGCTGCGCCGGGCCCGGCCCACCGCCCCGGGCAACCCGCGACTGCGCTTCGGCGAGCTCGAGGTCGTCCCGCAGGAGGGCGTGGTCACCCGCGGCGGCGAGCCCGTCCACCTCACCAAGACCGAGTTCCGCCTGCTCGTCGAGCTGGCCAACCACCCGGGCACCGTGTTCTCGCGCGAGGACCTGCTCGAGAAGGTGTGGGGCCACGGCGTCTTCGGCGACGGCCGGCTGGTCGACGTCCACGTGCGCCGCCTCCGCACCAAGATCGAGGCGGACCCCGCCGATCCCCGCCACGTGGTGACGGTGCGCGGGCTCGGCTACAAGCTGCAACCGTGA
- a CDS encoding inositol monophosphatase family protein, whose product MSGATDDPYRPLLDVALEAAAAAVALVHDGRPDALEVSSKSSSTDLVTQMDRAAEAVIRDVIRGRRPDDVVMGEEMGDGGTAAAAGEGGESGEAGQGAVTWWVDPIDGTTNYVYDHPGWNVSVAAAVDGRVVAGVVADPTHGRTYRATRGGGAVCDDRDGVLRLADPPPLERALIATGFGYDREQRHRQGLVVAELLPRVRDIRRMGAAALDLCSVASGRVDAFYEAGLSTWDFAAGALIAEEAGARVGSLDGGPIRPGSALAAHPALFDELADLLAELGAG is encoded by the coding sequence ATGAGCGGCGCGACCGACGACCCGTACCGCCCGCTGCTCGACGTCGCGCTCGAGGCGGCGGCTGCCGCCGTGGCCCTGGTGCACGACGGCCGGCCCGACGCGCTCGAGGTCTCGTCGAAGTCGTCGTCGACCGACCTGGTGACCCAGATGGACCGGGCCGCCGAGGCCGTGATCCGCGACGTGATCCGCGGCCGCCGGCCCGACGACGTCGTGATGGGCGAGGAGATGGGCGACGGCGGCACGGCCGCTGCGGCCGGCGAGGGCGGCGAGTCGGGCGAGGCCGGCCAGGGCGCGGTGACCTGGTGGGTCGACCCGATCGACGGCACCACCAACTACGTGTACGACCACCCCGGCTGGAACGTCTCGGTCGCGGCCGCCGTCGACGGCCGGGTCGTCGCCGGGGTCGTGGCCGACCCGACCCACGGCCGGACGTACCGCGCCACCCGGGGCGGCGGCGCCGTGTGCGACGACCGCGACGGCGTCCTCCGGCTGGCCGACCCGCCGCCGCTCGAGCGGGCCCTCATCGCCACCGGGTTCGGCTACGACCGCGAGCAGCGCCACCGGCAGGGCCTCGTCGTCGCCGAGCTGCTCCCCCGCGTCCGCGACATCCGCCGCATGGGCGCCGCCGCGCTCGACCTGTGCTCGGTCGCGTCCGGTCGGGTCGACGCGTTCTACGAGGCCGGGCTGTCGACGTGGGACTTCGCGGCCGGGGCGTTGATCGCCGAGGAGGCCGGGGCCCGGGTCGGCAGCCTCGACGGCGGGCCGATCCGGCCGGGGTCCGCGCTCGCGGCGCACCCCGCGCTGTTCGACGAGCTCGCCGACCTGCTGGCCGAGCTCGGCGCCGGCTGA
- a CDS encoding helix-turn-helix domain-containing protein translates to MGRRSEAMEMLVPPRRLGRLLAEARLERGLTVADVSEEIGGALDEIELLEVETGRRALGDQDLKTLTQLYGLKTSSMVPSRSRLVIDLEEGVIEADGSTAALPDEGTAAGREDVLSKYLALVYSMRGQEPGTTITLRLGDLDVLAEALDSDRRTVEDELVALMVTAPEPVKKRFRLLRGRTVVPVVGVLVASTTAGALVLTDAKESSAAEIDRAAVEQPAPEVTPTVVIDDAAFQERLDDGTPGPVQVRVDDLGAAPSEHGDPGGDDLGG, encoded by the coding sequence GTGGGACGCCGATCGGAGGCCATGGAGATGCTCGTCCCCCCACGCCGCCTCGGGCGGCTGCTCGCCGAAGCCCGTCTCGAGCGAGGGCTGACCGTCGCCGACGTCAGCGAGGAGATCGGCGGCGCGCTCGACGAGATCGAGCTGCTCGAGGTCGAGACCGGCCGGCGCGCGCTCGGCGACCAGGACCTCAAGACGCTCACCCAGCTCTACGGCCTCAAGACCTCTTCGATGGTGCCCAGCCGCAGCCGGCTGGTGATCGACCTCGAGGAGGGTGTGATCGAGGCCGACGGCTCGACCGCCGCGCTGCCCGACGAGGGCACGGCCGCCGGCCGCGAGGACGTGCTGAGCAAGTACCTCGCGCTCGTGTACTCGATGCGGGGCCAGGAGCCCGGCACGACGATCACCCTCCGGCTCGGCGACCTCGACGTCCTCGCCGAGGCGCTCGACAGCGACCGCCGCACCGTCGAGGACGAGCTGGTGGCCCTCATGGTCACCGCCCCCGAGCCGGTCAAGAAGCGCTTCCGCCTGCTGCGGGGCCGCACCGTCGTGCCGGTCGTCGGCGTGCTGGTCGCGTCCACGACAGCCGGGGCGCTCGTGCTGACCGACGCCAAGGAGTCCTCGGCGGCCGAGATCGACCGGGCCGCCGTCGAGCAGCCTGCGCCCGAGGTGACGCCGACCGTCGTCATCGACGACGCCGCGTTCCAGGAGCGCCTGGACGACGGCACGCCCGGGCCGGTGCAGGTCCGGGTCGACGACCTGGGTGCCGCGCCGAGCGAGCACGGCGACCCCGGCGGCGACGACCTCGGCGGCTGA
- a CDS encoding NUDIX hydrolase: protein MRAWTVASAVIETGVVPDLPADIPPGAVLLVQNLRRNGTADWTTPGGVVDDGERPLEGLAREVEEETGLQVTGWGGLLYDIEAEAPDLGWDLRVEVHRATAVTGELAVGADPDGIVIGSAWAATAQCVELLGDAHPWVREPLLDWLRERWQEPRTYRYRIVGSTLDTITVERR, encoded by the coding sequence GTGCGAGCCTGGACCGTCGCCAGCGCCGTGATCGAGACCGGGGTCGTCCCGGACCTCCCGGCCGACATCCCGCCGGGTGCCGTGCTGCTCGTGCAGAACCTCCGGCGCAACGGGACCGCGGACTGGACCACCCCGGGTGGCGTCGTCGACGACGGCGAGCGCCCGCTCGAGGGCCTGGCCCGCGAGGTCGAGGAGGAGACCGGCCTCCAGGTCACCGGTTGGGGCGGGCTCCTCTACGACATCGAGGCCGAGGCGCCCGACCTGGGCTGGGACCTGCGCGTCGAGGTGCACCGCGCCACCGCCGTGACCGGCGAGCTGGCGGTCGGCGCCGATCCCGACGGCATCGTCATCGGCTCGGCGTGGGCCGCGACGGCGCAGTGCGTCGAGCTCCTCGGCGACGCCCACCCGTGGGTGCGCGAGCCGCTGCTCGACTGGCTGCGGGAGCGGTGGCAGGAGCCCCGGACCTACCGGTACCGCATCGTGGGGTCCACGCTCGACACGATCACCGTCGAGCGGCGCTGA
- a CDS encoding glycosyltransferase family 4 protein encodes MTRLGGPEGAIHVLVVAHGPPLRGGIATVALDLVEDPGLNAEFDVEFLNTAQNDEARGRFSMANVRRATRDTVETFRRSRPGTVVHTHSVQYPEYVVWRQVSIALAARLRGAAVLGHNHAQPPYMEGPGEWEVSRLNRWGFRVLDRLVEANVLIAAAGVPNLRRYMPTAPLPVVHNSIVVDEVLQSSAVHDPPVVLFIGELLERKGLVEVLDAVDLLAERGVKGFELRIIGDDRPGLDPLKDEMVALVKARGHGDALTGPLDRADVYRHLSEADLYVFPTFTEGQPFTVIEALASGVPLVATDIQAIANMIEDPTHGRLVPVRDAVAVADAIEELLADPDERRRISDAARERARERFDRPVFRARISALYRAAGNSRGRRSRLRAGRARIEAIDR; translated from the coding sequence GTGACCCGGCTCGGCGGGCCCGAAGGGGCCATCCACGTGCTCGTCGTCGCGCACGGCCCCCCGCTGCGGGGCGGCATCGCGACCGTCGCGCTCGACCTCGTCGAGGACCCGGGGCTGAACGCGGAGTTCGACGTCGAGTTCCTCAACACGGCCCAGAACGACGAGGCGCGGGGGCGCTTCTCGATGGCCAACGTGCGGCGGGCCACCCGCGACACGGTGGAGACCTTCCGCCGGAGCCGGCCCGGGACCGTCGTGCACACCCACTCGGTGCAGTACCCGGAGTACGTCGTGTGGCGGCAGGTGTCGATCGCGCTGGCCGCCCGCCTGCGCGGCGCCGCGGTGCTCGGCCACAACCACGCCCAGCCGCCGTACATGGAGGGGCCCGGCGAGTGGGAGGTCAGCCGGCTGAACCGCTGGGGCTTCCGCGTGCTCGACCGGCTCGTCGAGGCGAACGTGCTCATCGCGGCCGCGGGCGTGCCGAACCTCCGGCGCTACATGCCGACCGCGCCGCTGCCGGTCGTGCACAACTCGATCGTCGTCGACGAGGTCCTGCAGAGCAGCGCGGTGCACGATCCCCCGGTGGTGCTGTTCATCGGCGAGCTGCTGGAGCGCAAGGGCCTCGTCGAGGTGCTCGACGCCGTGGACCTGCTCGCCGAGCGCGGCGTGAAGGGTTTCGAGCTGCGGATCATCGGCGACGACCGCCCCGGCCTCGACCCGCTGAAGGACGAGATGGTGGCGCTCGTGAAGGCCCGCGGTCACGGCGACGCCCTGACCGGTCCGCTCGACCGCGCCGACGTCTACCGCCACCTGTCGGAGGCGGACCTCTACGTGTTCCCCACGTTCACCGAGGGCCAGCCCTTCACGGTCATCGAGGCGCTGGCGTCGGGCGTGCCGCTCGTGGCGACCGACATCCAGGCGATCGCCAACATGATCGAGGACCCGACGCATGGGCGGCTCGTGCCCGTCCGCGACGCCGTGGCCGTGGCCGACGCGATCGAGGAGCTGCTGGCCGACCCCGACGAGCGCCGCCGGATCTCCGACGCAGCGCGCGAGCGGGCGCGGGAGCGGTTCGACCGGCCCGTGTTCCGGGCCCGGATCTCGGCGCTGTACCGGGCGGCCGGCAACTCCCGCGGCCGGCGGAGCCGGCTGCGCGCCGGCCGGGCCCGCATCGAGGCCATCGACCGCTGA
- a CDS encoding serine O-acetyltransferase has translation MSDLRADLAANRESSKGRVVMAAFRATRAARADGRPAVLGTAATAAYRLVVDWVLGIDLPPEVEVGPGLAIFHGTGLVVHPSTVIGSNVLLRHGVTLGALGDDDESVGPRLGDRVSVGAGAIVVGPITVGDDAVIGAGAVVVDDVPAGGVVVGNPARVVRIREDVQ, from the coding sequence ATGTCCGACCTCCGGGCCGACCTGGCCGCGAACCGTGAGAGCAGCAAGGGCCGCGTGGTGATGGCCGCGTTCCGCGCCACCCGGGCGGCGCGCGCCGACGGCCGGCCGGCCGTGCTCGGCACGGCGGCCACCGCCGCCTACCGGCTCGTCGTCGACTGGGTGCTGGGCATCGACCTGCCGCCCGAGGTCGAGGTCGGCCCCGGGCTCGCGATCTTCCACGGCACCGGCCTGGTCGTGCACCCGAGCACGGTGATCGGCTCGAACGTGCTGCTGCGCCACGGCGTCACGCTGGGTGCGCTCGGCGACGACGACGAGTCCGTCGGCCCCCGGCTCGGCGATCGCGTCAGCGTCGGGGCCGGTGCGATCGTGGTCGGACCGATCACGGTCGGCGACGACGCGGTCATCGGCGCCGGCGCCGTCGTCGTCGACGACGTGCCCGCCGGCGGCGTGGTGGTCGGCAACCCGGCCCGGGTCGTCCGGATCCGGGAGGACGTGCAGTGA